The segment TGCGAGAGTtagaggagaagagattgcGTCGTATGGAGGGTGTGGCAGAAGATAgtgatgacgaagaagagaaccGCACACGAAGGGCAGAtgacgaggaggaagaggaagaagaagaagaagaagattatggACTGGGAGATGGTATCAAAACAAGACCTAGTGCTGCGGAATTGGGTGCcgatgacgaggatgacTTCGTTATAGACGATGATCTCGTAGCGAGTGGCTCAGACATCGACGAGTCGGAGGGTGAATCtgatggagaggatggagaatCTGATAACGAAGACGATGAGTTTCTTGAAGGTCTGCTTACTGAAGAGGAGGCCAAAAGACCGGAATTTTTGACTGGTGCAAACGCCCCTCTTCCCGAGGTGGAGCTGCCTGCCAAGAATGGCGTCAATGGTGACCTTGCTTATACCTTCCCATGTCCACAATCGCACGAAGAGCTTCTCGAGATTACCAAAGGCATCGCTCTGTTAGACCTGCCAACGGTAGTACAGCGTATCAGAGCTCTGTATCACCCTAAACTCAACTCGGAAAATAAAGTAAAGCTAGGAAGCTTCTCCGTCTCTCTCGTTTCTCATATCTCGTACCTCGCAAACCAAGCTCAACGACCGCCTTTCTCCGTACTAGAAAACATTATCCGCCACATTCATTCGCTCTCCAAGACATTCCCTCTTGAGATTGCTAACTCCTTTAGACGACATCTCGACgagatcaatcaatctcgGGCTTTGGCTTTGAAGGCTGGTGATCTTGTAGTTCTCACGGCTATTGGAACAATATTCCCAACCTCGGATCATTTCCATCAAGTAGTCACACCTGCAATCTTAACCATGGGACGCTATCTTGGTCAAAAGATTCCTCAGGATCTATCGAATTATGCCACGGGAGCATATCTTTGCACTTTGTGCTTACAATATCAACGATTATCTAAGAGATACGTCCCAGAGGTAGCAGGCTTCATTGAGAATACTTTATGTGCTTTGGCGCCTACCAAGTTGGCCAAGATCCCAGGGAGCTTTCCATATCATGAACCAAAAAGCTCTGTGAGGATAGAAAAGGCCTCAGCATCAGACAGACAGATCGAATTCTATGACTGTATTCCACAGGAGCTTTCGGCCGATGACGAAGAGTCCCTGAAGGTCGCTTTGTTAGAGGCAAATATCAAGATCTTGAACTCAAGTGCCGATTTATGGAGTGAAAAATCAGCCTTCACCGAGGTCTTTGAACCAGCTTTGACGATCCTCAAACATTTGGGAAGTAAATCTTGCAGGTCAAAGCTTCCAGAAAGTAGTCAAGTAAGTCATCCAGCAAATATTTACACCTATCAATACTAATCAACCCTCTAGACCCTCATCCGtaaatccatctccaaattccaaacCATGTTACAACTAGCGCATCTTGCCCGTCGTCCTCTCGAACTCCATCATCACAAGCCCCTCGCTATCAAAACCTCCATACCCAAATTCGAGGACTCGTACAACCCAGATAAGCACTATGATCCAGATCGTGAACGCGCTGAAACTGCTAAGTTGAAGGCTGAACAtaagaaggagaggaagggcGCTATGCGTGAATTGCGCAAGGACAGCAATTTCATAGCGAGAGAGAGCTTGAGacagaagaaggagaaggatgcCGCGcatgagaagaagatgaagagactTATTGCGGAGATCCAGGgcgaggaaggaaaggagtCGAAGGCTTATGAGCGGGAGAAGGAGTggaggaaaaagggaaagaaatagATGTTTCTGTGAAGGGATGGGGATTAATGGCGGTGTGGTGCCATATGCGGTAGTCTCACCACGTAATGTGTGGATTGGTTAGTGGTGTGCATTTTGGATCTGTGGACctgaaagaaaatcatgcATAAATGATATAGATACCACCTCGAAGGtcaaaagaataagattCATTTTCCATATTGCTTGCTCTCCATACAGTTATGCTTTAACCCTCGTTATCATGCCTTGTTATTCATTGTGTTCATATGCGGGTCGTCCTTCCATCCCtttcgaaaatcaatattggCTTCATTGGCTCCATATATTCATTGCCCCGCCCGATCTGAGAACTAATTTACACTCATTTTCTCGATGCTCTTTCTCAACTCTTCATTCTCCTTGGTAATACCACTGTATTTGTTAATCCAGTCGAAAACCTCCTTATGCCAGACCCTTGAATTTTCAGGTTTCAACACCCACTAAGATCACACGACATTAGCATCATACTAAAACAACCGAGCACCCCAGGGGGAGAAAAAAACTTACATGATTTTCATCCGGAAACGTCAAGAATCTACTTTCTACTCCGCGGGTTTGCAACACATTGAAGGGGGCAAGTCCCTCTGAAATGGGCAATCGATAGTCCAAATCGTTGTGGATAATTAGATGAGGGGTAGCCCAATTAGCGACGTGATTGGCAGGATTCCATTTTGCGTAACCTTCAGGATTGTCCCAGATTGTACCTTCGAAGTCGTGATGGGGGAAGAATAATTCGTCGGATGTGTATTGGTTTAGAGTCGAGAAGACACCGTCATGGGTTACAAGAGCTTTGAATTTTCGACCCAAATCGTGACCTTGGATCCAATTTACCATGAATCCACCGTAACTGGCGCCGCACGCTACAGCACGGTTGGTATCGACGTAGGGTCTAGCATGTGTCAATATTGGCTATCATTTATGGGGAAATCAGAGAATATTTTAAAAGCTTACAAGTTCTCTTCAATATACTCGAACCCCTTCACAAGGTCTATATATGGTCGTCCACCCCATTGACCTTTGATGCCATCTTGCAACGCCATACCGTAGCCAGTGCTTCCTGTCGGGTTCGGGGTCACTACAACGTAGCCTTGTTCAGCAAAGACCGCGGGGTTCCATCGCGTGCTCCATCCTTCGTTCCAAGCACCTTGCGGCTAAGTCTATGATTAGTATATTGCAGAAATTATTCTTAGACATTGAGTCACTTACTCCACCATGAATGAGATACGCAAGAGGATACTTCTTGTTCTTATCGAAGTTTGATGGTCGAAATACCCAAGCGTGGACTTTGTAATCTCCAGCTCCTGTATACCAGAACTCATCAACCTGCTTTTGTGAAAGTCCGAAAGCTTTTCCATCATCTGAGCTGGATGAAACGGTGATTCTATCTGATGGTTTGGATGGGTCGATAATTGAATAGACACTGTTGTCAATTAAGGAATTCCCACTGAGAAATATTTCACCGCTTGGCAGAACATGCTGTTCCGTGATGGTTCCGCTGCTAGTTAGAGCTTCAGGTAATTTAGTAGCATGGCGTGGAGAAGCTGGTAGTTTGAACAGCTTTACTCGACCGTCTTCTTCCGCTGTTACGTAGATCTGGGTTCCGTCGTTGCTGAATGTGACACCTTCGGGTTTCAAATCCCATCCACCCTTTCCGTCCTCTGTTTCGAAGAATTCTTGAACATTAGTGAGGTCAGTAATGTCAGGTATCAACAAAAGTCTTGTCTTATCACTTTCGTACTGAATACCTGGTTTTTGTTAGAACATTGCTCGcttgagagatgaagatatgtTACATACTCTTCATTCTTGTGAAAATCACAGACTTAGCATCTGGCGACCACACGGGCCCTTGACTGTATCCTTTGAGATTACCAGTCTTGACCAACTGGGGCGTTGGAGCCTCCAGCTCTGTGAATGTCTTCAGCGGGATGTAGTATAGATCAGTCTTCGTATAATTGGCTGGGTCAATCTTGGGATCTTTGGCGACGAAGACTATGCCGTTTTTACTAATATCGAAATCTCCTGTTCCTCCAAATGGTGGTACTGGAGACTCAAGAGATATTTTATGACCCGTCAAAGCATTCACCAATCCAGAGACTTTGACGTCTCCAGCTTCCTTGCTTTTTGTAATCGTTGCATACCAGATCGCATTCTTGTTTTCCGTTACCCATGCATCCCATTCTCTCACAAATAGCTTTGAGTAAGTTTTGGCCGTTGACAGAGGCTTCTTAGCTGTTTCGGCATTGTATAAATTACCGGATGGAGTTGCCAAGCCTGAGAGAGGCGAGAATTAGCTATAGTAGAAGCGACAGTATATTGTGAACTAGACGGCATCCGATGATATGACTAAGAGAATCGGACGTTCGCACTGAACTATTGTTCACGTGGAGTTGAAACCTGGAAGTCATTCGGAgatttcaaagaagaaaaaacaagTGATTATAGTACATACCAGAAACAGCTATAGCTACAACATCCGAAGTAAGAGCTGTAAGTTTCACATTTGAGATAGCACCGTCGAAAGTCGTGATGATTTTAGGCCTACAAGCTGTCAATCAGAGATCGTTCACGAATGATACCTATATTGAGACATATTTACTTCTTTTGTAAATCATCTGCGTCGGCCAGTACCAAATGAGTCACGCCCTTCTCTCCAGCTCTCAACCATATTACCTCGTTCTTCCATCCCAGCCACACTGGCTCACTATCATTTGCATCATCGCTCAGGGTTGAACTTTCCCCCGAGCCTATATTTAACACATTGATTTTGGCAGTCttggaatgggattggaaCGAATACGTTGATACGGTATACAATGCCAGTTTACCATCTGCGTTTGGTGTTGCTGCTGATCTCCGAGGTGCAGAAATCAACACTTCGGGGGTGAAAGTGGAGGGATTAAAGCGGATAgtcatgatttgattgtccaacttgattctgattctggtGCAGATGGGGAGGAAATGTCTAATCGTTCGACAGTTTGATGGTTTAACTTTTCGACCGAGCAAGCGTTGATAATTGACAATTGACAATTAGAAAACAATGTGTTGGATATGGCGGCGACTCTTACACCGCAATGGAGCCTCTTGTTGACAAGCACGTGATATGCGATGCACGCTCGCAAGAGGCAAGCTCAATAGAAACCCCGCACATGATATCCGACACTAGCCTTGAAATCACCTTAGTCACCTTAGTCACTTTTAGCTTTAACGATGTTCTTCTATCGAGAATCAACTTCAGTCTAATCTGATCTCGAAATGTCATGATTGCCTTTCTAGTCGTGGCAGTAGAATCTTTATATTGCTGCCACGGATTGACTTGCCGATATTTGGCTCCAAGGCCTTGGCAACGGATCTGTTGCTGAAGCGCCGTAGGTACCTAGGTTACTAAGACCTCTTATGTTGGAGCCAATGATCACTTTGTAGCCCAATTTTCCACCAGTCAATATCAACCATGATATACATAGGTATCCTTTCGTGACCTGTTCAAAGTTGTGGAGATTATGCTGTTTGtgtagaagaaaaaaacattcaCACAGTCAGTCCAGTTCTAGCCTTTGGGCACTGCAATTCAATCTGAAGGAATTGCATTGAGGTTTGCAAATCCATGCCACGTTAAGTCATTCCTTTCTATGCCGTGGAACCCATCCTCTTCGTGCTGCTGAGTGTCAACGAATCTCATCCTCTTATCTGGGGCCAAGTCTCTCCAGGATCACTTCCCTTGGCCGCGATTTAATCACAAAACCTGACAATAGGACTAGAATTGGATGGGATCCTCATTTATCCTAGGCTTCCAAGAATTACAACTACGATTATTTACATATTAGTGCTACATATGCTTATGgtgctttttatttatataactgTGCTTGTTGGTTGCTTCGCGTGCCATTTGCTATTCGCAAATTCAtcctcgtcttcgtcttctctttctttctttcgctGCGCTTCTTTCCTGTatgcttttttttattaattattggCCGAAGACACCATCATGATCTCATTTCGAGGATTTATGCTgcatttattgataatagCGCTATGTCGAGCCGAGATAACTTTCAAATCTCCTTCCATGGGAGAAGTTGTCGGCCCAGGAGCGTACAAAATTCGTGCGAGTGATAGCGGGATAGTGCCCACCTTGGGACAATTTGACGACGCGAGTTGGGAAGTTGTTCTTTTCACTGGAAATGATACTGCTCCAGTAAGTTGTTGTCACTTGGATGCGTTCGCACGGTGTATATATCgcaaggaagagaaagaaaaagttgaAAAACGGATCGATGAAGCGGATTGACAAAGCGATGCtgaatacatacatctacAGTTTGAgctttatatatacaaaatatccGGATACCAAATGAAAGATCCAACGACTCAGTCCCCTCCAGTGAATATCAGAAACAGCTCAGGTCCGAACCTGGAAGACAAATTGTAAGATGCCTGCTACCCCCTTTAGAACACCTACCAATACAGAATAGCTTTTTCGGGTATCGCTCCTATCTGACATCCAATGAATCTATTTGGGTCACAGCCTACTCGGACCGATTTACTCTTACAAACATGACCGGTTCTTTACCCGATGATGTAACTGCCGCAAATAATAATGTGAACTCGACAACTGCTC is part of the Botrytis cinerea B05.10 chromosome 1, complete sequence genome and harbors:
- the Bcnop14 gene encoding Bcnop14 translates to MPPSQLKRLKASLREQGIVGPQQSKKQKKQNAQNGANKEKKIKRSVALNGIRDQFNPFEIKQAKAPKFEVTSNKTLGGRISKGIKKPGVARGLAEENRRKTLLVEMQSRNRVGGIIDKRFGENDPSMAPEDKMLERFTQEKQRGHKNSSAFDLEDEEFSGELTHMGQSLSLDGPAIRDDFDEEGLELSDADDHESDEERQALKRRRGSNSEGSDEDEEGTALPERKKSKQEVMKELIAKSKMHKYERQAAKDDDEDLREELDKDMSSIHELLRGMAHKPPPAPAAAPEDIPGMNPERIALMNGGDRAKLEKEYDIRMRQMAQDKRSQPTERSKTEDEKMEKESRRLRELEEKRLRRMEGVAEDSDDEEENRTRRADDEEEEEEEEEEDYGLGDGIKTRPSAAELGADDEDDFVIDDDLVASGSDIDESEGESDGEDGESDNEDDEFLEGLLTEEEAKRPEFLTGANAPLPEVELPAKNGVNGDLAYTFPCPQSHEELLEITKGIALLDLPTVVQRIRALYHPKLNSENKVKLGSFSVSLVSHISYLANQAQRPPFSVLENIIRHIHSLSKTFPLEIANSFRRHLDEINQSRALALKAGDLVVLTAIGTIFPTSDHFHQVVTPAILTMGRYLGQKIPQDLSNYATGAYLCTLCLQYQRLSKRYVPEVAGFIENTLCALAPTKLAKIPGSFPYHEPKSSVRIEKASASDRQIEFYDCIPQELSADDEESLKVALLEANIKILNSSADLWSEKSAFTEVFEPALTILKHLGSKSCRSKLPESSQTLIRKSISKFQTMLQLAHLARRPLELHHHKPLAIKTSIPKFEDSYNPDKHYDPDRERAETAKLKAEHKKERKGAMRELRKDSNFIARESLRQKKEKDAAHEKKMKRLIAEIQGEEGKESKAYEREKEWRKKGKK